From Bosea sp. NBC_00550, the proteins below share one genomic window:
- a CDS encoding CaiB/BaiF CoA transferase family protein: MTGALEGIVVVALEQAVAAPTATCKLADAGARVIKLERPEGDFARGYDGFAKGQSSYFVWINRGKESCRVDLRRPEDLALVEAMIASADVFIQNLAPGAAGRLGLGSATLRQRHQRLITCDISGYAPGTPHYRRKAYDLLIQAESGLAAITGTADSGPSRIGVSIADVATGQAAYAAILEALLRRARTGEGSAIALSLFDTLAELMNVPYITRRHGGVEPARIGLAHPSIAPYGVFRLLDGEVLVSIQSEREWQVFAREVLESPELADDPRYASNVLRVAARAALDSAVQARLGQRRFTEVTAALDRHSIAYGTVSTVGDLIDHPAATALPVPTPRGPIEVLAPPVIVDGQRVTMRPVPALGEHDAALRTEFAVTVAANRA; this comes from the coding sequence ATGACTGGGGCGCTTGAAGGAATCGTCGTTGTCGCGCTGGAGCAGGCCGTGGCCGCACCCACGGCCACCTGCAAACTCGCCGATGCCGGTGCGCGCGTGATCAAGCTCGAGCGGCCGGAAGGCGATTTCGCACGCGGCTATGACGGCTTCGCCAAGGGGCAGTCGTCCTATTTCGTCTGGATCAATCGCGGCAAGGAATCCTGCCGCGTCGATCTGCGCCGGCCGGAGGACCTGGCTCTCGTCGAGGCGATGATCGCTTCGGCCGATGTCTTCATCCAGAACCTCGCGCCGGGCGCGGCCGGGCGCCTCGGCCTGGGCAGCGCGACGCTGCGGCAGCGCCATCAGCGCCTCATCACCTGCGACATCTCCGGCTATGCGCCCGGCACGCCGCATTATCGACGCAAGGCCTATGACCTGCTGATCCAGGCCGAATCCGGCCTGGCGGCCATCACAGGCACAGCTGATTCCGGCCCCTCCCGCATCGGCGTCTCGATCGCGGATGTCGCCACCGGTCAAGCCGCCTATGCCGCGATCCTGGAGGCTCTGCTGCGGCGGGCGCGCACCGGCGAAGGCTCGGCGATCGCGCTCTCGCTGTTCGACACGCTCGCCGAGCTGATGAACGTGCCCTACATCACCCGTCGGCATGGCGGCGTCGAGCCGGCACGCATCGGCCTCGCCCATCCCTCGATCGCGCCCTATGGCGTGTTCAGGCTGCTCGATGGCGAGGTGCTGGTCTCGATCCAGAGCGAGCGGGAGTGGCAGGTCTTCGCCCGCGAGGTGCTGGAGAGCCCGGAACTGGCTGATGATCCGCGCTATGCTTCAAATGTGCTGCGCGTGGCGGCCCGTGCCGCGCTCGACAGCGCGGTGCAGGCGCGGCTTGGCCAGCGCCGCTTCACGGAGGTCACCGCGGCGCTCGATCGTCATTCCATCGCCTATGGCACGGTCTCGACGGTCGGCGATCTGATCGACCACCCGGCCGCCACCGCCCTGCCCGTACCGACACCGCGGGGGCCGATCGAGGTGCTGGCGCCGCCAGTCATCGTCGACGGCCAGCGCGTTACGATGCGGCCGGTGCCCGCGCTCGGCGAGCACGATGCCGCGCTGCGAACGGAATTCGCGGTCACTGTGGCTGCAAACCGCGCCTGA